The nucleotide sequence TCTGAGCGTAGCTGGAGTCCTCGGGCACTTGGGCATTCCTAATGGTTTCATATGCAGCTTCGGAAAGATCATGCACAACAGGACCCCGCACCGTTCTTGTTGTCTTATCCgacgcagcagcagcctcgggGTCGTAGAACTCAACAAGCTTGAGTGCCACGCGCAGCATATTGGTTCGCACCACCTGTAATTGGACTAATGGGGTGATATCGACAGGTTCAGCACCAGGAATCGCATTGGGCTTGGGAACTGTGGAaagagccttcttcagctctcgCCGCACTGCAGCCCACTCTACGGCCGTCAAATTGCTATGTTGAAAGAATAAGATCAAGGGAGTCGTCCGGAGGAGTGATGTGTAGGTTCGGATCAGCTGGCTCTTTCTCGTCTCAACAGGCCTGGCGCTAGGAGGTTTGGTGATGGGAGCATGGTCGATTGGTTTTCGGACCTCGGTCACCGCAGCCGAATGGTTTGGCGACGTCGAAATACTGCGAAGAGTCGTTGACCATGGCCTGTGAGAGAGGTGTGATTCTCTGCGCAATTGACGCAGATAGGGCGACGCAGTCCGTGATATTCGTGAAGCCATATTTTCTAGCTATGGGGCATGTCAGAACAGAGAATCAAAGATTCGAGAGTTAATGCTGTACATACATGAAACTGTCTTCCTGGCTCCGTACCTAGCCAGATCAAAAATTCCACAAGCACTCACGGTCGCTATATGCCAATTGCGAGAGTTTCGATCCGTGCTTGGCCCGTGCATCGGATCAACCCACCGCCGATCCCCGGCACTCACTGCAAGGTCACTGGGGCCAATGCCGTGCTGTTGCTGGCAGGCCAGGCTGATTACGCGCGACCTGACTGCCTACCTGACAGCTTGATCTTTGGTGTCTGTGGTTGGAGCATCCATAGCATTTGGCTTTTGCATTCAATTCTCTGCCGCACATCAACCACAACGACTTTGCGCTCACCTCTATCAACCCTAATACGAGCTTGTGGCTACATAAACCCATCCCAGTCAGATTTAATCCACATCATTTCCCATCATGTCGACTCTCGAGGAgctcgatgatctcgaccGCCGagacaaggaggagaagaagagagatggcgacgacaagaaagagaagaagcctaCTGATGGCGACGCCGACATGCAAGatgcagaggaggaggaggaggaggacgatatccttgacgatgagatcCTGGGGCTGAGCACACAAGACATTCAAACCCGCAAACGCTTGCTAGAGAACGATTCTCGCATCATGAAGAGCGAGTTCTCGCGGTTATCACACGAGAAGGCCGCCATGGGCGAGAAGATCAAAGAGAACCAGGACAAGATTGCTAACAACAGGTTTGTTCCCGGTGAGCCATGGAAATGCGAATGTCATCGCTGACCCGGTTTATAGACAACTCCCGTACCTCGTCGGCAACGTCGTTGAGCTGCTTGACCTGGACCCTACGGCCGAATCATCAGAAGAGGGTGCCAACATTGACCTGGATGCCACTCGAGTTGGAAAATCAGCTGTCATCAAGACGTCCACACGACAAACAATCTTTCTCCCTTTGATTGGCCTGGTCGATGCCGATAACTTGAAGCCTGGCGACCTCATTGGTGTGAACAAGGATTCGTATCTTATTCTCGATACGCTTCCGGCCGAGTACGACAGCCGCGTCAAGGCTATGGAGGTGGATGAGAAGCCCACAGAACAGTACACTGATGTTGGTGGACTGGATAAGCAGATTGAAGAGTTGGTGGAAGCAATCGTTTGGCCCATGAAGGAGGCTGAGCGTTTCAAGAAGATTGGCATCAAGGCCCCAAAAGGTAACATGGAAGAGAAGTCATGAAACTCTACCGTATGTACTAACTCTGCTCAGGTGCACTGATGTATGGCCCCCCAGGTACAGGCAAGACTTTACTAGCACGAGCCTGTGCAGCACAGACGGACGCTACATTCTTGAAGCTGGCAGGTCCCCAACTGGTCCAGATGTTCATTGGTGATGGCGCCAAGCTCGTACGGGACTGCTTTGCGCTGGCTAAGGAAAAGGCTCCTGCGATTATTTTCATCGACGAGTTGGATGCGGTTGGTACCAAGCGCTTCGACAGCGAGAAGAGCGGCGACCGTGAAGTACAGCGAACCATGTTGGAGCTACTGAACCAGCTCGACGGTTTCGCCTCTGACGACCGAATCAAGGTGTTGGCTGCAACAAACCGAgtcgatgttcttgatccTGCGCTTCTACGATCTGGCCGCCTCGATCGCAAGATTGAGTTCCCCCTGCCAAATGAGGAGGCCCGCGCTCAAATCTTGAAGATCCATTCCCGCAAGATGAAGGTTGACCCCGGTGTCAATTGGGGTGAGTTGGCCCGAAGCACGGATGAGTTTGGAGGTGCTATGTTGAAGGCTGTTTGTGTGGAGGCTGGTATGATTGCTTTGCGATCAggcaagaacaagattgGTCACGAGCATTACGTTGATGCCATTGCTGAGGtgcaggccaagaagaaggatgtaAGTAATGAAAGCTTAGTGTTTTGTCATGGGATTTGCTTGCTAACTATGCTCAACAGACGGTCAACTTCTACGCTTAATTGTGACGATGTTAGATATTGCGGACTGGGTTACAGGTCAAATGAGCCGGGGCATTGGGGATTAGACGCGGCAAAGGCGAACATAGATCAATGTAACACTATCTCGACATATCGCCGTGTCTCATGGGGCCTTGACTTCTGAATGGTGAATCGACACGGCTCGGGAGTCCAAAAGCCCGACATGGACGCTTCGTAATCGTGAATGTCAATGTCTTTATGGTATGCCTAGAATTTTGATCATATACGATCAAAAGTAGGGACAGGATCTCAGCAATTCAGACCCAGTCATTCACCGAATCCAAAGTAAGGTAGTCAGTCAGCCATGTTACAACACACAGAGCC is from Fusarium musae strain F31 chromosome 4, whole genome shotgun sequence and encodes:
- a CDS encoding hypothetical protein (EggNog:ENOG41), with the translated sequence MASRISRTASPYLRQLRRESHLSHRPWSTTLRSISTSPNHSAAVTEVRKPIDHAPITKPPSARPVETRKSQLIRTYTSLLRTTPLILFFQHSNLTAVEWAAVRRELKKALSTVPKPNAIPGAEPVDITPLVQLQVVRTNMLRVALKLVEFYDPEAAAASDKTTRTVRGPVVHDLSEAAYETIRNAQVPEDSSYAQIEPVMVGPLAALVLPAVSPAHLAAALSVLAPVPGKFPAPSRKKNPGFHDPICQSGLAKLLLVGGRVEGKIFDQSGINWVGGIEGGLEGLRGQLVAMLQGVGLGITSTLEGGSRSLWLALEGRKGQLEDEIKGDKKDGE
- the RPT5 gene encoding 26S proteasome regulatory subunit 6A; translated protein: MSTLEELDDLDRRDKEEKKRDGDDKKEKKPTDGDADMQDAEEEEEEDDILDDEILGLSTQDIQTRKRLLENDSRIMKSEFSRLSHEKAAMGEKIKENQDKIANNRQLPYLVGNVVELLDLDPTAESSEEGANIDLDATRVGKSAVIKTSTRQTIFLPLIGLVDADNLKPGDLIGVNKDSYLILDTLPAEYDSRVKAMEVDEKPTEQYTDVGGLDKQIEELVEAIVWPMKEAERFKKIGIKAPKGALMYGPPGTGKTLLARACAAQTDATFLKLAGPQLVQMFIGDGAKLVRDCFALAKEKAPAIIFIDELDAVGTKRFDSEKSGDREVQRTMLELLNQLDGFASDDRIKVLAATNRVDVLDPALLRSGRLDRKIEFPLPNEEARAQILKIHSRKMKVDPGVNWGELARSTDEFGGAMLKAVCVEAGMIALRSGKNKIGHEHYVDAIAEVQAKKKDTVNFYA